A window of Synechococcus sp. MEDNS5 contains these coding sequences:
- a CDS encoding carboxysome peptide B, whose amino-acid sequence MEIMQVMGTLVCTFRVAGLDHMHLRVLRNSRGKQLVAVDPVGAREGNWVFTASGSAARHACPDNKVLTDLTIGGIIDHWNPDG is encoded by the coding sequence ATGGAGATCATGCAGGTGATGGGAACTCTGGTGTGCACCTTCCGCGTGGCGGGATTGGACCATATGCACTTGCGCGTCTTGCGCAATTCCAGGGGCAAACAACTGGTGGCAGTGGATCCTGTGGGTGCTCGTGAGGGCAACTGGGTGTTCACCGCCAGTGGCTCCGCTGCCCGACATGCCTGCCCGGACAATAAGGTCCTCACCGATCTCACGATCGGCGGCATCATCGATCACTGGAATCCGGACGGATAG